A DNA window from Leptolyngbya sp. KIOST-1 contains the following coding sequences:
- a CDS encoding Tic20 family protein, with protein sequence MTWSSSPNPNIVDRLLAALPYILPVTAGLPYGLQLISQFPVFGFLLLPLAPLITVYGTLERTIPFFGLIVFFALILLVVRNENISRFIRFNTMQAILLSIILAVFSLILSLLDPSVFGALLFNTLSNVLFLGMLISVGFSLVQTFRGLYAEIPTISEAVHMQVR encoded by the coding sequence ATGACCTGGAGCAGTTCCCCCAACCCCAACATTGTGGATCGCTTGCTGGCGGCCCTGCCCTATATTTTGCCAGTTACGGCGGGGTTGCCCTACGGTCTTCAGCTGATTAGCCAGTTTCCGGTCTTTGGGTTTTTGCTGCTGCCCCTGGCGCCGCTGATTACCGTCTACGGCACCCTGGAGCGAACCATTCCCTTCTTCGGCCTGATCGTATTTTTTGCCCTGATCCTGCTGGTGGTGCGCAACGAAAATATCAGTCGGTTTATCCGCTTCAACACTATGCAGGCCATTCTACTCAGCATTATTCTGGCGGTGTTTAGCCTGATTCTCAGCCTGCTGGATCCCAGTGTATTTGGGGCGCTGCTGTTTAATACCCTTTCCAACGTCCTGTTTTTAGGCATGCTGATCTCGGTTGGGTTTTCCCTGGTTCAGACTTTTCGCGGTCTGTACGCCGAGATTCCAACCATTTCAGAGGCGGTGCACATGCAGGTGCGTTAG
- a CDS encoding fumarylacetoacetate hydrolase family protein, protein MAQRYVRVQSQTGQLHYGLLRPDRSVQVLDAPPWLQGQPTETELLPGGYDLLAPCAPSKVVAVGKNYPDHAAEMGTATPTEPLLFIKPSTAVTAAGAPVYYPTQASQVDYEGELAVVIGDRCAHVPPEEARAKIWGYTIANDITARDLQKRDGQWTRAKGFDTFCPLGPWIVRELSPGARLQTFLNNQETPVQSASVDEMTYSPDYLVAYISGIMTLLPGDVILTGTPAGVGPLSVGDQVRVAIEGIGTLDNSITLRA, encoded by the coding sequence ATGGCGCAACGCTACGTTAGGGTTCAGTCTCAAACCGGGCAACTACACTACGGGCTGCTGCGTCCCGATCGCAGCGTGCAGGTGCTCGACGCACCACCCTGGCTCCAGGGACAGCCCACTGAGACTGAACTACTTCCCGGCGGCTACGACCTGCTGGCGCCCTGCGCCCCCTCCAAGGTGGTGGCTGTGGGCAAAAACTATCCCGACCACGCCGCCGAGATGGGCACCGCTACGCCGACTGAACCGCTGCTGTTTATCAAGCCCTCCACCGCAGTGACGGCGGCGGGGGCCCCCGTTTACTACCCTACCCAGGCGTCGCAGGTGGACTACGAAGGTGAACTGGCGGTGGTGATCGGCGATCGCTGTGCCCACGTGCCCCCCGAGGAGGCCCGCGCCAAAATTTGGGGCTACACCATTGCCAATGACATCACCGCCCGCGATCTGCAAAAGCGCGACGGTCAATGGACCCGCGCCAAGGGCTTTGACACCTTTTGCCCGCTGGGGCCCTGGATTGTGCGTGAACTGAGCCCTGGGGCCAGGCTGCAAACCTTTCTCAACAACCAGGAAACCCCCGTGCAGTCGGCCTCGGTCGACGAAATGACCTACAGCCCTGACTATCTGGTGGCATACATCAGCGGGATCATGACTCTGCTGCCGGGGGACGTGATTTTAACCGGCACCCCCGCCGGAGTCGGTCCCCTCAGCGTGGGGGATCAAGTCAGAGTGGCGATCGAAGGCATTGGTACTCTGGACAACTCCATCACCCTGAGGGCCTAG
- the rpsF gene encoding 30S ribosomal protein S6, with the protein MRAYMYETMYILRPDLNDEAIDATIGKYQAMLKDQGASILETQHRGKRRLAYEIDRHREGIYIQMNYTGPGAAIAPLERAMRLSDEVIRFLTVKQESDEPLPAEVEEPVAVAAATASDEEE; encoded by the coding sequence ATGAGAGCTTACATGTACGAAACCATGTACATTTTGCGGCCCGATCTAAACGACGAGGCCATTGATGCCACCATCGGCAAGTACCAGGCCATGCTGAAGGACCAGGGCGCTTCTATCCTGGAGACGCAGCACCGGGGTAAGCGCCGCCTTGCCTACGAGATCGACCGCCATCGCGAGGGCATCTACATCCAGATGAACTACACCGGGCCTGGGGCGGCGATCGCTCCCCTGGAGCGGGCCATGCGCCTCAGCGATGAAGTTATTCGATTTTTGACCGTGAAGCAAGAATCTGATGAACCCCTGCCCGCAGAGGTCGAAGAACCCGTGGCTGTCGCCGCTGCTACGGCTAGCGACGAAGAAGAGTAG
- a CDS encoding Npun_F5560 family protein, producing MAQSSYTDMNEHQAEIARLESELAIRDQLVQQLSQELFRLVKGNAGFVPSPEVSEQHQAEMSALRDQLRGVEKQIDFYQGQLEERDGEVLQLRQTVQELTDRTRMLEQVVQELPTVYRQKFADRMAAVKQRVAEIQRENRQLQAELQSVSYRLAMRTRRSQRLELPTLEQDGMDGISLPSF from the coding sequence GTGGCGCAGTCCTCATATACAGACATGAATGAACACCAGGCGGAAATCGCCCGGCTTGAGTCTGAGTTGGCCATTCGCGATCAGCTTGTGCAGCAGCTTTCCCAGGAGCTGTTTCGGCTGGTGAAGGGCAACGCCGGGTTTGTGCCCAGCCCAGAGGTCTCTGAGCAACACCAGGCCGAGATGTCTGCTCTGCGCGACCAGCTGCGCGGTGTTGAAAAGCAAATTGATTTTTACCAAGGGCAGCTCGAAGAGCGCGACGGCGAAGTGCTGCAGCTGCGACAAACCGTGCAGGAACTCACCGATCGCACCCGGATGCTGGAGCAGGTGGTGCAGGAGCTACCCACGGTGTACCGACAAAAGTTTGCCGATCGGATGGCGGCGGTCAAGCAGCGGGTCGCTGAGATTCAGCGGGAAAACCGCCAGCTCCAGGCTGAACTCCAGAGCGTCAGCTACCGACTGGCGATGCGGACGCGCCGCAGCCAGCGCCTGGAGCTGCCCACCCTCGAGCAGGACGGCATGGACGGAATTTCGCTCCCCTCTTTTTAG
- a CDS encoding S-layer homology domain-containing protein, with translation MKRWTRSRSGVGWRSLVPAGLAAIAAGLALAAAIAPPSPEAPTTLMPVAASGQARGLRGWLGWGRYPQQPLVLPPPVLPQPLPPQQAWPELPLVQAQPGFSDLDSGHWAWPVLADLSRRNLVTGFPDGTFRPTAPMTRAEFAAQLAQLFPLSPERSQQVQVPAYADVAASNWAYDSVRQAVQMGFLSGYPDNSFLPNQTISRIHVIVALSNGLTLKSSSNPATALKAYPDHGQVPPWALRPLVAAVEAGLVVNYPDRDQLAPNRPASRAEVAVMLHRALVYTGSLKAVQGPGGGLEAPTP, from the coding sequence TTGAAACGTTGGACCCGCTCTCGGTCTGGGGTTGGCTGGCGATCGCTTGTCCCGGCTGGCTTGGCGGCGATCGCCGCAGGTCTGGCTCTGGCGGCCGCGATCGCTCCACCGTCCCCCGAGGCCCCAACCACCCTGATGCCGGTGGCGGCCTCGGGGCAGGCCAGGGGGCTGAGGGGGTGGTTGGGCTGGGGGCGCTACCCGCAACAACCCCTGGTGCTGCCGCCGCCGGTACTGCCCCAGCCCCTGCCGCCCCAGCAGGCCTGGCCCGAGCTACCGCTGGTGCAGGCTCAGCCCGGCTTTAGCGATCTCGACAGTGGTCACTGGGCCTGGCCTGTACTGGCCGATCTGAGCCGGCGCAACCTGGTGACGGGCTTTCCCGACGGTACCTTTCGGCCAACAGCCCCCATGACTCGGGCCGAGTTTGCGGCTCAGCTGGCCCAGCTATTTCCGCTGTCTCCGGAGCGATCGCAGCAGGTTCAGGTCCCCGCCTACGCCGATGTGGCCGCCAGTAACTGGGCCTACGACAGCGTGCGGCAGGCAGTGCAGATGGGATTCCTCAGCGGCTATCCCGACAACAGCTTTTTGCCCAACCAAACCATCAGCCGCATCCACGTGATTGTGGCCCTGTCCAACGGGCTGACGCTGAAGTCGAGCAGTAACCCGGCGACGGCGCTCAAAGCCTACCCCGACCACGGCCAGGTTCCCCCCTGGGCCCTCCGTCCCCTGGTCGCAGCGGTGGAGGCCGGTTTGGTGGTGAACTACCCCGATCGCGACCAGCTAGCGCCCAATCGCCCGGCCAGTCGGGCCGAGGTCGCCGTTATGCTCCATCGGGCTCTGGTCTACACGGGGTCGCTCAAGGCTGTCCAGGGGCCAGGGGGCGGGCTGGAGGCTCCTACCCCCTGA
- a CDS encoding anthranilate synthase component I family protein yields the protein MIFPAFEQFQAYATQGNFVPVYQEWLADLDTPVSAWYKVCAGQPYSFLLESVEGGETLGRYSFLGCDPLWVLESRGDRSIQTHRDGTAVEHGGNPFDTLATCLAPYRPVKLPALPPGIGGLFGFWGYELIRWIEPTVPIYPLEEGDLPDGLWMQVDSLLIFDQVQRKIWAVAYADLRDPATDLRGAYEGACDRVRQLLHKLTLPLAAEPATLAWSPPSSRTPAVDYISNRTPAEFCASVERAKGHIQAGDIFQVVISQRLSTTYAGNPFDLYRSLRQINPSPYMCYFNFYDWQLIGSSPEVMVKATLADDDSSQPRIATVRPIAGTRPRGKTAAEDTAYEHDLLADPKERAEHVMLVDLGRNDLGRVCLSGTVQVDELMVIERYSHVMHIVSNVVGQLSPSKTAWDLLKACFPAGTVSGAPKIRAMQIIHDLEPCRRGPYSGVYGYYDFEGQLNTAITIRTMVVRALPEGGHSVAVQAGAGLVADSVPELEYQETLNKARGMLEAIRCLG from the coding sequence ATGATTTTTCCCGCCTTTGAGCAGTTTCAGGCCTACGCCACCCAGGGCAACTTTGTGCCGGTCTATCAAGAGTGGCTGGCCGACTTAGATACCCCTGTGTCAGCCTGGTACAAAGTTTGCGCCGGGCAGCCCTACAGCTTTTTGCTGGAGTCAGTGGAGGGGGGCGAAACCCTGGGCCGCTACAGCTTTTTGGGCTGCGATCCGCTGTGGGTGTTAGAGAGCCGGGGCGATCGGTCGATTCAAACCCACCGCGATGGCACCGCCGTTGAGCATGGTGGCAATCCCTTTGACACCCTGGCCACCTGTCTTGCCCCTTACCGTCCGGTCAAGCTGCCCGCCCTGCCCCCTGGCATCGGTGGTCTGTTTGGCTTCTGGGGCTACGAGCTGATCCGCTGGATCGAGCCAACGGTGCCCATTTATCCGCTGGAGGAGGGGGATTTGCCCGACGGGCTGTGGATGCAGGTGGACAGTCTGCTGATCTTCGACCAGGTGCAGCGCAAGATCTGGGCGGTGGCCTACGCCGACCTGCGCGATCCCGCAACGGATCTGCGGGGAGCCTATGAGGGAGCCTGCGATCGCGTCCGGCAGCTGCTCCATAAGCTCACGCTGCCCCTGGCCGCAGAGCCAGCAACCCTGGCCTGGTCCCCCCCGTCCAGCCGCACCCCCGCCGTGGACTACATCAGTAACCGTACCCCCGCCGAGTTTTGTGCCAGCGTGGAGCGGGCTAAGGGCCACATTCAGGCTGGAGACATTTTTCAGGTGGTGATCTCCCAGCGGCTGAGCACCACCTACGCCGGAAATCCCTTTGACCTGTACCGCTCCCTGCGGCAGATCAACCCCTCCCCCTACATGTGCTATTTCAACTTCTACGACTGGCAGCTAATTGGCTCCAGCCCTGAGGTGATGGTCAAGGCTACCCTGGCCGACGACGACTCCAGCCAGCCCCGCATTGCCACCGTGCGCCCCATCGCTGGCACCCGCCCCCGGGGAAAAACCGCCGCCGAAGACACTGCCTACGAACACGACCTGCTGGCCGACCCCAAGGAGCGGGCCGAGCACGTCATGCTGGTTGACCTGGGCCGCAATGACCTGGGCCGGGTATGCCTCAGCGGCACCGTGCAGGTGGACGAGCTGATGGTGATCGAGCGCTATTCCCACGTTATGCACATTGTCAGCAATGTGGTGGGGCAGCTCAGCCCCAGCAAAACCGCCTGGGATTTGCTCAAGGCCTGCTTCCCGGCCGGTACCGTCAGCGGCGCGCCCAAAATCCGGGCCATGCAGATCATCCACGACCTGGAGCCCTGCCGTCGTGGTCCCTACTCTGGGGTCTACGGCTACTACGACTTTGAGGGGCAGCTCAACACCGCGATTACCATTCGCACCATGGTGGTGCGGGCCCTGCCCGAGGGCGGTCACAGCGTTGCTGTCCAGGCTGGGGCCGGGCTGGTGGCCGACTCAGTGCCTGAGTTGGAGTATCAGGAAACCCTGAACAAGGCGCGGGGCATGCTGGAAGCAATTCGTTGCCTGGGCTAA
- a CDS encoding photosystem I reaction center subunit II PsaD, with translation MTETLTGQTPIFGGSTGGLLTKAQVEEKYAITWTSPKKQVFEMPTGGAAFMNEGENLLYLARKEQCLALGRQLRAKFKPRIENYKIYRVYASGETQYLHPADGVFPEKVNEGRGAVNSIGRNIGANPDPATIKFSGKTPYEV, from the coding sequence ATGACTGAAACACTGACAGGTCAAACACCTATTTTTGGAGGCAGCACCGGCGGTCTCCTCACCAAAGCCCAGGTCGAAGAAAAGTATGCCATCACCTGGACCAGCCCCAAGAAGCAGGTTTTTGAAATGCCTACCGGTGGTGCGGCTTTCATGAACGAAGGGGAAAACCTTCTGTACCTGGCCCGCAAAGAGCAATGCCTGGCCCTGGGTCGCCAGCTCCGCGCCAAGTTCAAGCCCAGAATTGAAAACTACAAGATTTACCGGGTCTATGCCTCTGGCGAAACCCAGTATCTGCACCCGGCTGACGGTGTCTTCCCCGAGAAGGTCAATGAGGGCCGTGGGGCTGTCAACAGCATTGGCCGCAACATTGGGGCCAACCCCGACCCTGCCACCATTAAATTTAGCGGCAAAACTCCCTACGAAGTGTAA
- a CDS encoding glucose 1-dehydrogenase: MKGLTGKTALVTGASSGIGQSIAIRLAQEGCNVAINYRKDSEGAEDTRRQAMEKACQGIEACGVKALLVQGDVSKEEDAIAMVKQTIEQLGQLDILINNAGVQTESPSEAIEADDFDWVLGVNLRGAYLCARETIKHLLAQKRSGSIINISSVHEIIPRPQYLSYSISKGGMGNMTKTMALEYAAKGIRVNGVAPGATITPINESWTEDPEKQAEVESHIPMGRAGTSDEMAAAVAFLASEEAAYITGQTLYIDGGLTLYADFQEPWSA; encoded by the coding sequence ATGAAAGGACTGACCGGCAAAACTGCCCTCGTGACCGGTGCTTCCTCAGGCATTGGTCAATCGATCGCCATTCGCCTGGCCCAGGAGGGCTGCAATGTGGCCATCAACTACCGCAAGGACAGCGAAGGGGCCGAAGACACCCGCCGCCAGGCCATGGAAAAGGCCTGCCAGGGCATCGAGGCCTGCGGGGTCAAAGCCCTGCTGGTCCAGGGCGATGTGTCTAAGGAAGAGGATGCGATTGCCATGGTGAAGCAGACCATTGAGCAGTTGGGTCAGCTCGATATTTTGATCAACAATGCCGGTGTGCAGACCGAAAGCCCCTCCGAGGCGATCGAGGCCGACGACTTTGACTGGGTGCTGGGGGTCAACCTGCGCGGGGCCTACCTGTGCGCCCGTGAAACCATCAAGCACCTGCTGGCGCAAAAACGCTCCGGCAGCATCATCAACATTTCAAGCGTCCACGAAATTATTCCACGACCCCAGTACCTCAGCTACTCCATCAGCAAAGGGGGCATGGGCAACATGACCAAAACCATGGCGCTGGAGTACGCCGCCAAAGGCATTCGGGTGAACGGCGTTGCCCCCGGAGCCACCATTACCCCCATTAACGAGTCCTGGACAGAGGATCCCGAGAAACAGGCCGAGGTCGAAAGCCACATCCCCATGGGCCGAGCGGGCACCAGCGACGAAATGGCCGCCGCGGTAGCCTTCCTCGCCTCTGAAGAAGCCGCTTACATCACCGGGCAAACCCTGTACATCGACGGCGGGCTCACCCTGTATGCCGATTTCCAGGAACCGTGGTCAGCGTAA
- a CDS encoding potassium channel family protein: MYVLIGGAGMLGLELAKTLLDEGHTVAVVDTDPLACQYAREKIGVMAFEGSAVNTTTLLEAGIRKADAVIAALPEDALNLAIVTLSKHYGVPQTVVRMSDRDFAEPYQLAGATHTISTTELTINRMVSAIEYPQVEAMMHFEQGQVEVLKLPIPQQCTIVGRSLAEIAQDTRFPAGTLIIGYQAHPHEDLTIPNGSTILESGSTILAVTKPGLVRQMLDFMGLCS, encoded by the coding sequence ATGTACGTTTTAATTGGCGGCGCTGGCATGCTGGGCCTGGAACTGGCAAAAACCCTGCTCGATGAGGGGCACACCGTGGCGGTGGTGGACACCGACCCGCTGGCCTGCCAGTACGCCCGCGAGAAAATTGGCGTGATGGCGTTTGAAGGCAGCGCCGTTAACACCACCACGCTGCTGGAGGCAGGCATTCGCAAAGCCGACGCGGTGATTGCGGCCCTGCCGGAAGACGCCCTCAACCTGGCAATCGTTACCCTCTCCAAGCACTACGGCGTGCCCCAGACGGTGGTGCGCATGAGCGATCGCGACTTTGCCGAACCCTACCAGTTGGCCGGGGCCACCCACACCATTAGCACCACGGAACTCACCATCAACCGCATGGTGAGCGCCATTGAATACCCGCAGGTGGAGGCGATGATGCATTTTGAGCAGGGGCAGGTGGAGGTGCTAAAGCTGCCGATTCCCCAGCAGTGCACCATTGTGGGGCGCTCCCTGGCCGAGATCGCCCAGGATACCCGGTTCCCGGCCGGGACATTGATTATTGGGTACCAGGCCCACCCCCACGAGGATTTGACTATTCCCAACGGCAGCACCATTTTGGAGAGCGGTTCCACCATTCTGGCTGTCACCAAACCTGGACTGGTGCGACAGATGCTCGATTTTATGGGCCTGTGCAGCTAG
- a CDS encoding ABC transporter permease/M1 family aminopeptidase, producing the protein MTTHPPIHPSTPAPAPWQPVWEIIRFELRESLRTRFLPLAFGFFLVVGLLVMHVNGSDVLFFPFLRQAAGTATKPGEIIPYANAPLAIMNTVSLLAGIPLAIVVAGIFADRATKDYTANMDGLLFTSPLKEWQFATGRLIASFLISLIVFLGLGFGLWLGSILPWMAPQRIAPFNLLSYVQPYLAFVIPNILIFGLFSFALGLLSRRTLTSYLSIVGLYLASSIVAFTFSALNLGAFFNILANPFGAGSVDYAVRFWTKIEQNTLSVPFAPAIWLSRLIYLGLSVAFFAWVWRRFSFAGMATARPNPRLDQFLDWVERRFLVWKTTPQRELPAQAAPARSELAALPTAHRHYSPGAQASHVWRIAQMELKRLIWNPLVLAVLSISVLVLMVLVGTSIRDNSGLPALPATSFIVEMASLLMKFLAPLLIIFLAGDLVWREREVKVDPLTDPLPVRSWALVLGKLLALALILGLVLVLLTVGGLLAQTLQQYTHYELGVYAVGLFTLVLVDLLLISILAMTIQVLVNQKFLGYVLSAALVIVFAQGDALFRSARLLQYGYKPDAIYSSISGYGGMLEPVRWYQGYWLAIALLLLCISALFWVRGVDTQPKQRWRIARQRFTRPMQTVMGLSALAAILLGGWIFYNTHLLNPAPSRAQVEAQVIAYEQAYGRLIEAQPKITAVDWRGDLYPEANGHFAVKGTYTLENKTQKPIATILLNLPRGIQVNQLTVNGNAATTTAEHPVVQAYEFPLAVPMPPGATAEVSFDLFKRPGPAVAEEGIKDFSSHFENGLNFRSLDFMPMVGFFQRPRLKNEQKREQAGLPPLDPTVEAARLTQYTPLIAAGDADLVQFSATLSTSADQIAITSGELVQDWVEGNRHYFQYQSQEPILPVVPILSGRYEVLKDNWQDVQIELYSHPGHDRNLERMVRGMKNTLDYATENFGPFPHKTLRLVEVPYVGEAVSFPTTITRGERFGYLTKFDDNDPTSVDEAFRIAAHETAHQWWGQQLLPSAAPGNKFLLEALPEYTANQVYGREYGPEKLGFALRRNLDGYLQNRSQSDVPLVEAEAQHLVYLKGALALFALQDYLGEDVVNGPLANLLKQYADVPPYPSATDLVAALRAVTPAKYQYLIADLFETVTLYDNRVTAAAVIPRADGQFDVTLTINTAKVRSDDIGNETPTPMNQEEIDVGVYNAEGKLIYLKKHPFSDGESQITLTVDQAPDRVGIDPLHKLIDKLPDDNIGTVIEQASR; encoded by the coding sequence ATGACCACCCATCCACCCATCCACCCATCCACCCCTGCCCCCGCCCCCTGGCAACCCGTCTGGGAGATTATCCGGTTTGAATTGCGAGAAAGCCTCCGCACCCGCTTTTTGCCGCTGGCCTTTGGCTTTTTCTTGGTCGTGGGGCTGCTGGTCATGCATGTCAACGGCAGCGATGTCCTGTTCTTTCCATTTCTCAGGCAAGCCGCAGGTACTGCCACCAAACCAGGGGAGATAATTCCCTACGCCAATGCCCCCCTGGCAATTATGAATACGGTGAGCCTTCTAGCGGGGATTCCTCTGGCAATTGTGGTAGCGGGCATCTTTGCCGATCGCGCCACCAAGGACTACACAGCCAACATGGATGGGCTGCTGTTCACCTCGCCCCTGAAGGAATGGCAGTTTGCCACAGGGCGATTAATCGCCAGTTTTTTGATCAGCCTGATTGTTTTCCTGGGATTGGGGTTCGGACTTTGGCTGGGGTCAATTTTGCCCTGGATGGCCCCTCAACGCATCGCTCCCTTCAATCTCCTCAGCTATGTCCAGCCGTACCTCGCTTTTGTCATTCCCAATATCCTGATTTTTGGTCTGTTTAGCTTTGCTCTGGGATTACTCAGCCGCCGCACCCTAACCAGTTACCTGAGCATCGTTGGGCTATATTTGGCCTCCAGCATTGTTGCCTTCACCTTTTCTGCGCTTAACTTGGGTGCGTTCTTCAATATTCTGGCGAATCCCTTTGGGGCTGGCTCCGTAGACTACGCTGTCCGGTTTTGGACCAAGATTGAGCAAAATACCTTGTCGGTGCCCTTTGCCCCGGCCATCTGGCTGTCGCGGTTGATCTATCTGGGGCTGAGCGTGGCCTTTTTTGCCTGGGTTTGGCGACGGTTTAGCTTTGCAGGCATGGCCACAGCCCGACCCAACCCCCGCCTGGATCAATTCCTAGACTGGGTAGAACGGCGGTTCCTGGTTTGGAAAACCACCCCACAGCGGGAACTCCCGGCACAAGCCGCCCCTGCCCGGTCTGAATTGGCAGCACTCCCCACCGCCCACCGCCACTATAGCCCCGGCGCCCAAGCGAGCCATGTCTGGCGCATCGCCCAAATGGAACTTAAGCGGTTGATCTGGAACCCGCTGGTGCTGGCGGTTTTAAGTATTAGCGTGCTGGTGTTGATGGTGTTGGTTGGCACGTCTATTCGCGACAATTCCGGTTTGCCCGCCCTGCCCGCTACAAGCTTCATTGTAGAAATGGCATCCTTGCTGATGAAGTTCCTGGCCCCGCTGTTGATTATTTTCCTGGCCGGGGATCTGGTCTGGCGGGAGCGGGAGGTGAAGGTAGACCCCCTCACCGATCCGCTACCCGTGCGCAGTTGGGCCTTGGTATTGGGTAAACTGCTGGCCCTAGCCCTGATTCTGGGGCTCGTCCTGGTTCTACTAACGGTGGGCGGGCTACTGGCCCAGACCCTACAGCAATACACCCACTACGAACTGGGGGTTTACGCCGTTGGGTTGTTTACCCTCGTGCTGGTGGATTTGCTGTTGATCAGCATTCTGGCGATGACCATTCAGGTGCTGGTCAACCAGAAGTTTCTGGGCTATGTGCTGTCTGCCGCCCTGGTGATTGTGTTCGCCCAGGGAGATGCGCTGTTTCGGTCGGCGCGATTGCTCCAGTACGGCTATAAACCCGATGCCATCTACAGCTCGATTAGCGGCTATGGCGGGATGTTGGAGCCAGTCCGCTGGTACCAGGGCTACTGGTTGGCGATCGCCCTCCTGCTCCTCTGCATCTCAGCTCTGTTTTGGGTGCGGGGCGTCGATACCCAACCCAAGCAGCGCTGGCGCATTGCCCGCCAGCGCTTCACCCGCCCCATGCAAACCGTCATGGGCCTCAGTGCCCTAGCCGCGATCCTCCTGGGGGGCTGGATTTTCTACAATACCCACCTGCTCAACCCGGCTCCTAGCCGCGCCCAGGTGGAAGCCCAGGTGATTGCCTACGAACAAGCCTACGGTCGCCTGATCGAGGCCCAGCCCAAGATCACCGCCGTGGATTGGCGGGGGGATCTGTACCCCGAAGCCAATGGCCACTTTGCCGTCAAGGGCACCTATACCCTAGAAAACAAGACCCAAAAGCCCATTGCCACCATTCTGCTGAACCTGCCCAGAGGCATTCAGGTCAATCAACTGACGGTCAACGGGAACGCTGCTACCACCACGGCAGAACATCCTGTGGTGCAAGCCTACGAATTTCCTCTGGCGGTTCCCATGCCACCGGGAGCCACTGCCGAAGTGAGCTTTGACCTGTTTAAACGGCCCGGCCCAGCAGTGGCAGAAGAAGGCATTAAGGATTTCAGCAGCCATTTCGAGAATGGCTTGAATTTCAGAAGCCTTGACTTTATGCCCATGGTCGGATTTTTCCAGCGGCCCCGGCTTAAGAATGAGCAGAAGCGCGAGCAGGCAGGCCTGCCCCCCCTCGATCCAACCGTCGAAGCCGCCAGACTGACCCAATACACCCCCCTCATAGCCGCTGGGGATGCTGACTTGGTCCAGTTCTCGGCCACTCTCAGCACCAGCGCTGATCAGATCGCCATTACCTCCGGCGAACTTGTGCAAGATTGGGTGGAGGGAAACCGCCACTACTTCCAGTACCAGAGCCAGGAGCCCATCCTTCCGGTGGTGCCCATCCTGTCGGGGCGGTACGAGGTGCTCAAGGACAACTGGCAGGACGTCCAGATCGAGCTGTACTCCCACCCAGGGCACGATCGCAACCTGGAACGCATGGTGCGGGGTATGAAAAACACCCTGGACTACGCCACTGAGAACTTCGGCCCCTTCCCCCACAAAACCCTGCGCCTGGTGGAAGTGCCCTACGTGGGCGAAGCCGTCAGCTTTCCGACCACCATCACCCGGGGCGAACGCTTTGGCTATCTGACTAAATTCGACGACAACGACCCCACCAGCGTAGACGAAGCCTTCCGCATTGCCGCCCACGAAACCGCCCACCAGTGGTGGGGACAGCAGCTCCTACCATCAGCCGCTCCAGGGAACAAATTTCTGCTGGAAGCCCTGCCGGAATACACCGCCAACCAGGTCTATGGCCGAGAATATGGCCCCGAAAAACTGGGGTTTGCCCTGCGTCGCAACCTGGATGGCTACTTGCAGAATCGGTCGCAATCCGATGTACCCCTGGTGGAGGCAGAGGCCCAGCACCTGGTTTACCTAAAAGGTGCCTTGGCTCTGTTTGCCCTGCAAGATTACCTGGGTGAAGATGTGGTGAATGGCCCTCTGGCTAACCTGCTGAAGCAGTATGCGGACGTGCCGCCCTACCCCTCTGCCACGGATCTGGTCGCCGCCCTCCGGGCCGTGACTCCCGCAAAATATCAGTACCTGATCGCCGACCTGTTTGAGACCGTTACCCTCTACGACAACCGGGTTACTGCCGCCGCCGTCATCCCCCGCGCCGACGGCCAGTTCGATGTCACCCTCACCATCAACACCGCCAAGGTGCGATCGGACGACATTGGCAACGAAACCCCCACCCCCATGAACCAGGAGGAAATCGATGTCGGAGTTTACAACGCTGAGGGCAAGCTGATCTACCTGAAGAAGCACCCGTTCTCCGACGGCGAGAGCCAGATCACCCTCACCGTCGATCAAGCCCCCGATCGGGTCGGCATTGACCCCCTGCACAAACTGATCGACAAACTGCCCGACGACAACATTGGGACTGTCATTGAGCAGGCCAGCCGCTGA